A stretch of the Clarias gariepinus isolate MV-2021 ecotype Netherlands chromosome 26, CGAR_prim_01v2, whole genome shotgun sequence genome encodes the following:
- the LOC128514122 gene encoding myelin-associated glycoprotein-like, which produces MDRFRTLKLFIAVSLLVGVCHCLWVSVDSVNAVRGSCVLVPCSTVAYSKVAWYKYVSRGYPTVYSNDYSEILSEFRGRTSVPGSRYSGDCSLRIDNVQYSDREVGLYVWVWDRDGYNQGFYEDHQIIKINVFSPSSPQISVGSKQVEGKPFTATCKFRHSCRSSSPQIYWHGASPISNTLSDPKESAGLWETEGTATFKVTQNTSLSCSSYLSGTSYSSSSVFINVLYAPKNVKINYTRSSTVDEGNKISLQCTSNSNPAVTAYEWLVTQNTTTTHYRENPLVLQNVRRDTSVSCIATNSVGTGQSQQLSLSVNYAPTDVKVAYTGSSSVIEGGQISLTCTSMSRPAPTHYEWLIFPNSTTFSQKGSTVVLQDVRREMSVSCIANNSMGHGESKQLLLNVHYLPSILPSSVCFTRNGILTCECQAEANPNANISWTVNGRSAFFPIFNITTQHNGSLTVSELTGPQGHNVTCTAANSVGQEFTQILVQFQGNALALVVAGAAGAAGVCIIIIIAVAVIVICKKRRHAEPSGDLTIAQPTKHERRCHDYHTDSDEDLYANTQQVQRAYKEQIRDSCIYANYDLPF; this is translated from the exons ATGGATAGATTTAGGACTCTCAAGCTCTTCATTGCAG TTTCACTGCTAGTTGGTGTGTGTCACTGCTTGTGGGTGTCTGTGGATTCAGTCAATGCCGTCAGAGGTAGCTGCGTGTTAGTGCCGTGCAGCACTGTGGCTTACAGTAAAGTTGCCTGGTACAAGTATGTGAGCAGGGGATACCCAACTGTGTACTCTAATGACTACAGTGAGATATTAAGTGAGTTTAGGGGAAGGACATCAGTCCCAGGATCTCGTTATAGTGGAGACTGCAGTTTAAGGATTGACAACGTCCAGTACAGTGACCGTGAGGTGGGCCTGTACGTATGGGTCTGGGATAGAGATGGGTACAACCAAGGATTTTATGAAGATCATCAaatcatcaaaataaatgtCT tTTCTCCTTCATCTCCTCAAATATCTGTTGGAAGCAAACAGGTAGAGGGCAAGCCTTTTACTGCAACATGCAAATTCCGTCATTCCTGCCGCTCGTCTTCACCACAGATTTACTGGCACGGTGCGAGTCCTATTTCTAATACATTGTCCGACCCAAAGGAATCAGCGGGATTATGGGAAACTGAGGGAACTGCTACATTTAAAGTAACTCAGAACACAAGTCTCAGCTGCAGCAGCTATCTCAGTGGAACATCTTACTCGAGTTCTTCAGTTTTTATCAATGTCTTGT ATGCACCCAagaatgtgaaaataaattacacaagAAGCAGCACTGTAGACGAGGGCAACAAGATCTCACTTCAATGTACCAGCAACAGCAACCCTGCAGTCACAGCATATGAATGGCTCGTCACccaaaacaccaccaccacccactACAGGGAAAATCCTCTTGTCCTTCAAAATGTCAGGAGAGACACGTCTGTTTCTTGCATCGCCACTAACTCTGTTGGAACGGGCCAATCACAGCAGTTATCTCTCAGTGTTAATT ATGCCCCAACAGATGTGAAAGTAGCTTACACAGGAAGCAGCTCCGTGATCGAGGGTGGCCAGATCTCACTTACATGTACCAGCATGAGCAGGCCTGCACCCACACACTATGAGTGGCTCATTTTCCCAAACAGCACCACTTTCAGCCAAAAAGGAAGTACTGTTGTCCTTCAAGATGTGAGAAGAGAAATGTCTGTTTCCTGCATCGCCAATAACTCTATGGGACACGGCGAATCAAAGCAGCTGTTGCTGAATGTCCATT atttgccATCCATCTTGCCATCCTCAGTTTGTTTCACTAGAAATGGAATATTAACGTGTGAATGCCAAGCTGAGGCTAATCCGAATGCTAACATTTCTTGGACTGTAAATGGCAGGAGTGCATTTTTTCCAATATTCAACATCACAACCCAGCACAACGGAAGCCTAACGGTGTCAGAGTTGACTGGGCCTCAGGGCCACAATGTCACCTGCACAGCAGCAAACAGTGTGGGCCAAGAATTTACCCAGATTCTTGTTCAGTTTCAAG GGAATGCTTTAGCACTGGTGGTAGCTGGGGCAGCTGGGGCAGCCGGGGTGTGTATCATCATAATAATTGCTGTGGCAGTGATCGTGATTTGTAAGAAAAG GCGTCATGCAGAGCCAAGTGGAGACCTTACCATTGCCCAGCCTACAAAGCATGAGAGAAGGTGCCATGACTACCATACAGATTCAGATGAAGACCTGTATGCAAATACACAGCAGGTTCAACGGGCTTATAAAGAAcag ATCAGAGATTCCTGTATCTATGCGAATTATGACCTACCTTTCTAA